The following coding sequences lie in one Methanorbis furvi genomic window:
- a CDS encoding metallophosphoesterase family protein, which yields MNPRTVVLSITLLLLFCGPACAGVAMGPYITQTTENSNVISFVTDNISESIIEIQGCDAVSSQPARYHHVQIENLKKDTQYLYRVTADGETTPWYQFKTFGSDKITFAVVGDTQQIVNETTNILEFSETKRHGLIASEIASAHPDIVIHTGDLVYDGSVYEYWTDFFAAADPYIHNVTFIAAPGNHDIPYITYSLWHDLFGDRYYTADAGPVTFIILDTSVKIRPNYYPDDVVVLPDIDTQLVYLESELGTSEGRKIVIFHQPLFSSNDPYRQQVTDAQREKMLELFDCYNVDFVFGGHEHWYEHYLMNGTHHIIAGTSGAAMIPQGIAPARELKNSQYHTLGWQLFEATSDSITGKRLIAADISPDNQDVLKIYQSAVAEKYRVGNPFATIFAAWQKK from the coding sequence ATGAATCCTCGAACGGTGGTGCTCTCAATAACTCTCCTCCTTCTTTTCTGCGGTCCGGCCTGTGCAGGAGTTGCCATGGGTCCCTATATTACCCAGACAACCGAAAATTCGAACGTCATCAGTTTTGTAACCGACAACATCTCTGAAAGCATCATTGAGATTCAGGGTTGTGATGCAGTCAGCAGTCAGCCTGCACGGTATCATCATGTGCAGATTGAAAATCTCAAAAAAGATACTCAGTACCTTTACCGTGTCACCGCTGACGGAGAAACCACTCCCTGGTACCAGTTCAAAACATTTGGCAGCGACAAAATCACCTTTGCCGTCGTCGGCGACACCCAGCAGATTGTCAACGAAACCACCAACATCCTTGAGTTTTCAGAAACAAAACGACACGGCCTTATTGCATCAGAGATCGCCTCAGCACATCCAGACATCGTTATTCACACAGGAGACCTCGTCTACGACGGATCCGTATATGAGTACTGGACCGACTTTTTTGCAGCAGCCGACCCTTACATCCACAACGTCACCTTCATCGCAGCGCCCGGAAACCATGACATCCCCTACATCACCTACAGCCTCTGGCATGATCTCTTCGGCGACCGGTATTACACCGCTGACGCTGGTCCCGTCACCTTCATCATCCTTGACACCAGCGTGAAAATCCGTCCCAACTACTACCCAGACGACGTCGTTGTCCTCCCCGACATCGATACCCAGCTCGTCTATCTTGAGAGTGAGCTCGGCACATCTGAAGGCAGAAAAATTGTCATTTTCCACCAGCCGCTCTTCAGCTCAAACGACCCTTACCGCCAGCAGGTAACCGATGCACAGCGCGAAAAAATGCTGGAGCTTTTCGATTGCTACAACGTGGACTTCGTCTTCGGCGGGCACGAACACTGGTATGAGCATTATCTGATGAATGGTACTCATCACATCATCGCAGGAACCAGCGGTGCTGCCATGATACCGCAGGGAATCGCACCCGCACGCGAGTTGAAAAACTCCCAGTATCACACCCTCGGCTGGCAGCTGTTTGAAGCAACCTCTGATTCAATCACCGGCAAACGGCTTATCGCAGCAGACATCAGCCCTGACAATCAGGATGTCCTGAAGATCTATCAGTCAGCAGTCGCAGAAAAATACCGTGTCGGAAACCCTTTTGCGACAATTTTTGCCGCATGGCAGAAAAAATAG
- a CDS encoding NTP transferase domain-containing protein, with amino-acid sequence MLALILAGGEGSRLRLGEKALVMVHDRPMISWVLDAFAAADCEPLVITSHKTPFTRNWCRANGIDFLDTAGTGYVEDLIEAVEMTDEEGPLFTSAADIPCLTESIICRIRAAHAEHGLPACSAWVPVSRCEAYGMQPRYCETVCGVAATPCAVNILTGSLIGEAQEEFCLLLDEPGLAFNINTREELAVLEREFYTVRGL; translated from the coding sequence ATGCTTGCGCTGATTCTTGCCGGCGGCGAAGGGTCGCGCCTGCGGCTTGGGGAAAAAGCGCTGGTGATGGTGCATGACCGGCCGATGATCTCCTGGGTGCTGGATGCGTTTGCCGCGGCTGACTGTGAACCGCTTGTGATCACTTCGCACAAAACACCGTTCACGAGAAACTGGTGCCGGGCAAACGGTATCGACTTCCTTGACACAGCCGGAACCGGCTATGTGGAGGATCTCATTGAGGCGGTGGAGATGACCGATGAAGAGGGCCCGCTCTTTACCTCGGCAGCAGACATCCCCTGTCTCACCGAGAGCATTATCTGCCGCATCCGTGCGGCACATGCCGAGCACGGGCTTCCTGCATGCTCAGCCTGGGTACCGGTCAGCAGGTGCGAGGCCTATGGCATGCAGCCCCGCTACTGTGAAACAGTCTGCGGTGTTGCGGCAACACCCTGCGCTGTAAACATACTGACCGGCAGTCTGATTGGTGAGGCGCAGGAGGAGTTCTGTCTCCTGCTTGACGAGCCGGGTCTTGCATTCAATATCAATACGCGTGAAGAGCTTGCGGTGCTGGAACGTGAGTTCTATACAGTGCGTGGGTTGTGA
- a CDS encoding archaeosine biosynthesis radical SAM protein RaSEA, which yields MLASVKPLASWKGQDRYFGEVLPSLTGIFLSGGCSWNRCRMCGYKNDRNSCASRDELITHMNAQIAWISENFSAGEYGLGKIFTSGSVFDPNEVPLEVLDSFGNLFAGKPVIAESRAEYVTEEALSRFLKTLDQGQAHPLTVAIGLETTNDAIREKSIDKGFSFADFIRAADVCHEAGVGVKAYLMMKPLFLTENEALLDMQTSIAEAAPYADMISMNLCTVQGRTEVEQYWQRGSFRPPYLWSAVKVLLEANVPVACDPVGGGFRRGPHNCGTCDKEIVAAINAYSLSADKSELQKVWDEGCSCREEWEYVLENEFSWNMPLTQ from the coding sequence ATGTTGGCATCCGTAAAACCGCTCGCGTCCTGGAAGGGACAGGACAGATATTTCGGCGAAGTCCTGCCGTCGCTCACCGGAATTTTTCTTTCCGGCGGGTGCAGCTGGAACCGCTGCAGGATGTGCGGGTACAAAAATGACCGCAACAGCTGCGCGTCGCGTGATGAACTTATCACCCACATGAATGCCCAGATTGCCTGGATTTCTGAAAATTTTTCGGCCGGGGAGTATGGCCTTGGAAAGATCTTTACCTCAGGCAGTGTGTTCGACCCAAATGAGGTGCCGCTTGAGGTCCTGGACTCGTTTGGAAATCTGTTTGCCGGAAAACCGGTGATTGCCGAGTCACGCGCTGAGTATGTAACCGAGGAGGCCTTATCACGTTTTCTCAAAACGCTGGATCAGGGTCAGGCACATCCGCTGACCGTTGCGATCGGTCTTGAGACAACAAACGATGCCATCCGGGAAAAGTCAATCGACAAAGGATTTTCCTTCGCAGACTTCATCCGCGCTGCAGATGTGTGTCATGAAGCAGGTGTCGGCGTGAAAGCATATCTGATGATGAAGCCGTTGTTTTTAACCGAGAACGAGGCACTTTTAGATATGCAGACATCGATTGCCGAGGCAGCGCCCTATGCAGATATGATCTCGATGAACCTGTGCACGGTGCAGGGACGAACAGAGGTTGAGCAGTACTGGCAGCGCGGATCGTTCCGGCCGCCGTATCTGTGGTCTGCGGTCAAAGTTCTGCTGGAGGCAAACGTGCCGGTTGCATGCGATCCGGTCGGTGGAGGATTCCGCCGCGGACCGCACAACTGCGGAACCTGCGACAAGGAGATCGTTGCGGCAATCAATGCCTACTCACTGTCTGCGGACAAGTCCGAGCTGCAGAAGGTGTGGGACGAAGGCTGTTCCTGCAGAGAAGAGTGGGAGTATGTTCTGGAAAACGAGTTTTCCTGGAACATGCCTTTAACACAATAA
- a CDS encoding TIGR00300 family protein has product MKFSREIELRGHIVDSGILAKVMDCVVEYNGDFETEEFSLGRQKTDPSYARMQISAKTPEELTQIISELRRLGVLVTGEEEVTLQNVIKAKVAPEGFYSTTNHPTYIHHDGEWIAVANMKMDALIRVDAATKTASCVVQGKLLPGDNVVVGEEGVRVDFPERPREIGVFEFMGGEVSSERPSKTMIRQIAKELLQIKQSGKKIALVGGPAIIHTGAAEAVSAMIREGYINVLFAGNALAAHDLEYSIFGTSLGMDLRTGELVSGGHRHHLYAINKIMDAGSIYAAVKTGIVTSGIMHECIKNNVPFVLAGSIRDDGPLPDVIQNVIDAQDAMRKHIPELGMVLMVATLLHSIAVGNLLPSHVKTICVDINPASVTKLMDRGTSQAIGMVSDAGTFMPLLLEELRALSSA; this is encoded by the coding sequence ATGAAATTCTCGCGGGAGATCGAACTCAGGGGTCACATCGTTGACTCAGGCATTCTTGCCAAAGTAATGGACTGCGTTGTTGAGTACAACGGAGACTTTGAAACCGAGGAGTTCAGCCTCGGTCGGCAGAAGACCGACCCGAGTTACGCCCGCATGCAGATCTCCGCAAAAACTCCCGAAGAGCTCACCCAGATCATCAGCGAACTCCGCAGGCTTGGTGTACTCGTCACCGGAGAAGAAGAGGTCACTCTCCAGAACGTCATCAAAGCAAAAGTAGCTCCCGAAGGCTTTTACTCCACCACCAACCACCCGACCTACATTCATCATGATGGTGAATGGATCGCTGTTGCCAATATGAAGATGGATGCACTCATCCGCGTTGATGCCGCAACGAAAACTGCGTCCTGTGTTGTACAGGGAAAACTTCTTCCAGGGGACAATGTCGTTGTCGGTGAAGAAGGTGTCCGCGTCGATTTCCCCGAACGTCCCCGTGAGATCGGTGTCTTCGAGTTTATGGGAGGCGAGGTCTCGTCAGAGCGGCCCAGCAAAACCATGATCCGCCAGATCGCAAAGGAACTTCTGCAGATCAAACAGTCAGGCAAAAAAATCGCACTCGTCGGAGGGCCTGCGATCATTCACACCGGAGCTGCGGAGGCCGTATCTGCTATGATTCGCGAAGGATACATCAATGTTCTCTTCGCCGGCAACGCTCTTGCAGCGCACGATCTTGAGTACAGCATCTTTGGAACTTCGCTTGGGATGGACCTCCGCACCGGCGAGCTTGTCAGCGGCGGCCACCGCCATCACCTGTATGCTATCAACAAAATCATGGACGCAGGTTCCATCTATGCGGCGGTCAAAACCGGCATTGTAACAAGCGGCATCATGCATGAGTGCATCAAAAATAATGTTCCGTTTGTCCTCGCAGGGTCCATTCGTGATGACGGCCCTCTGCCTGACGTCATCCAGAATGTGATTGATGCACAGGATGCGATGCGAAAACACATCCCTGAGCTTGGTATGGTTTTAATGGTTGCAACCCTCCTGCACTCGATTGCGGTCGGTAACCTTCTCCCCTCCCACGTCAAAACCATCTGCGTCGATATCAATCCGGCGTCTGTCACGAAACTCATGGACCGCGGGACATCCCAGGCGATCGGTATGGTCAGTGATGCAGGAACGTTCATGCCCCTCCTCCTTGAGGAGCTGCGTGCTCTCTCCTCTGCATAA
- the pyrC gene encoding dihydroorotase, whose product MTDLVLKSARLPDGRIADISIDRGVITHIGSSGPVDTTIDCRSCLCIPAAIDMHVHMRDGPQSAKEDWGTGTQSAVAGGVAAVVDQPNTMPPMESVENFSARVAHAHETSFCHFAINGSVTETADLTGLWEAGALAFGEMFAAPSSYGSALSPEVIRSSLVVLGNAGALTTVHAEEVRPGEVHSLVEHAMLRPVSGEAAAVDLVNSLAPANARLHYCHMSGAASIARVVTRPGNSYEVTPHHLFLSFEEQDPSNTHFRMNPPLRTKAERMELWRMFESIPVIASDHAPHTTLEKAQPFSTAPSGVPGVETMMPLLMNAVFEGKISLDAVVAKTVTNPYHILGLAAPKIAVGSRADIAVYAKQPEKILPERLHSRCGWTPYEGMAGVFPVTTVVGGVPAWHNGEFSRGEALWFAGKGKSFTAP is encoded by the coding sequence ATGACTGATCTGGTGCTGAAGTCTGCACGGCTGCCGGACGGCAGGATTGCAGATATTTCAATCGACCGTGGGGTAATCACTCATATTGGAAGCTCGGGGCCAGTCGATACGACGATCGACTGCCGCAGCTGTCTGTGTATTCCAGCGGCGATTGATATGCATGTGCATATGCGGGACGGGCCGCAGTCTGCGAAGGAGGACTGGGGGACGGGAACGCAGTCTGCTGTTGCGGGCGGTGTTGCGGCGGTTGTTGACCAGCCGAACACGATGCCGCCGATGGAGTCTGTGGAAAACTTTTCCGCCCGCGTCGCTCATGCACACGAAACAAGTTTCTGCCATTTTGCAATCAATGGTTCGGTTACGGAGACTGCTGATCTGACCGGTCTTTGGGAAGCAGGCGCTCTTGCGTTTGGAGAGATGTTTGCTGCTCCGTCAAGTTATGGGTCAGCACTGTCCCCCGAGGTAATCCGCTCGTCCCTTGTTGTCCTCGGAAATGCAGGTGCTCTGACAACGGTACATGCTGAAGAGGTTCGGCCTGGCGAGGTGCACAGTCTTGTCGAGCATGCGATGTTGCGGCCAGTTAGCGGGGAGGCGGCGGCGGTTGATCTGGTGAACTCTCTTGCTCCTGCAAACGCACGGCTTCACTACTGTCATATGAGTGGGGCCGCATCCATCGCCCGCGTTGTGACGCGGCCAGGGAACAGTTATGAGGTTACGCCGCATCATCTGTTTCTCTCTTTTGAGGAACAGGATCCTTCCAACACACATTTCCGAATGAATCCGCCTCTGCGGACGAAGGCTGAACGGATGGAGTTGTGGCGGATGTTTGAATCTATTCCGGTCATTGCCTCAGATCATGCTCCGCACACTACTCTTGAAAAGGCCCAGCCGTTTTCGACTGCGCCATCCGGTGTTCCGGGTGTTGAGACGATGATGCCGCTTCTGATGAATGCGGTGTTTGAGGGAAAAATTTCCCTTGATGCAGTTGTTGCAAAGACGGTCACCAACCCGTACCATATTCTCGGACTTGCCGCACCAAAGATTGCAGTAGGCAGTCGTGCGGACATTGCTGTGTATGCAAAGCAGCCTGAGAAAATTCTTCCAGAGCGTCTCCACAGCAGATGCGGCTGGACGCCGTATGAGGGAATGGCAGGAGTTTTTCCGGTGACGACTGTTGTTGGCGGAGTTCCTGCCTGGCATAATGGTGAGTTTTCCCGCGGTGAGGCTCTCTGGTTTGCCGGAAAGGGTAAATCATTCACTGCCCCATAA
- a CDS encoding hydrogenase maturation nickel metallochaperone HypA — protein sequence MHESGIAYDIYATSKRAAEDNGAVKVKTIYVDVGSMAMVNPDQVEFMFGTFITDDPLFAGTKLVFTTIPPIAECECGYCGSEIFVCPTCGKLPRLVQGREILVKNIEIDTEE from the coding sequence ATGCATGAGTCCGGCATCGCATATGATATTTATGCGACCTCGAAACGTGCAGCCGAGGATAACGGCGCAGTAAAGGTCAAAACAATTTATGTGGATGTTGGCTCGATGGCGATGGTCAACCCTGATCAGGTTGAGTTTATGTTTGGAACATTCATCACCGATGACCCCCTGTTTGCCGGAACAAAACTGGTGTTTACTACCATTCCCCCAATCGCCGAGTGCGAGTGCGGTTACTGTGGCTCTGAGATATTTGTCTGTCCCACCTGCGGAAAACTGCCGCGTCTGGTGCAGGGCCGCGAAATTTTAGTGAAAAATATTGAGATCGATACCGAGGAGTAA
- a CDS encoding PH domain-containing protein, which produces MIQLGEDFKPSLKYKPYLAIATILLIAFIWALCLGWVFIGDVFGLGASIAIAAAVILIACLIFGLVWVVLYYKSVVYHLNETEMTWKRGVWFRKTGIVPYNRITNVDIVQGPVMRIFGISNLKIQTAGYSGTNGSAEISLEGIEEPEPLRALIMDFVRGTAPSPAATGGAPVVTAQPAANADMASLIAEVAAIRKLLEERK; this is translated from the coding sequence ATGATTCAACTTGGAGAAGACTTCAAACCTTCACTGAAGTACAAGCCCTACCTCGCAATCGCCACGATCTTACTTATAGCCTTCATCTGGGCTCTCTGTTTGGGATGGGTGTTCATTGGCGACGTATTCGGTCTTGGCGCATCCATTGCCATTGCCGCAGCAGTAATTCTCATCGCATGTCTGATCTTCGGACTTGTATGGGTTGTTCTCTACTACAAGTCGGTCGTCTATCATCTCAACGAGACCGAGATGACCTGGAAGCGTGGTGTCTGGTTCCGCAAAACCGGTATTGTTCCCTACAACAGAATCACCAATGTTGACATTGTCCAGGGCCCGGTTATGAGAATTTTCGGGATCTCAAATCTTAAAATCCAGACTGCCGGATACTCGGGAACGAACGGGTCTGCGGAGATCTCGCTTGAAGGTATCGAAGAGCCGGAACCCCTGCGGGCACTCATCATGGACTTCGTCCGCGGCACTGCCCCAAGCCCTGCGGCAACCGGTGGTGCACCGGTGGTGACGGCACAACCAGCGGCCAACGCCGATATGGCTTCACTCATTGCTGAAGTTGCGGCAATCCGTAAACTCCTCGAAGAGAGGAAATAA
- a CDS encoding histidinol-phosphate transaminase has translation MERNFPKKAVHGGKAQELRRTFGHEFLDVSASMNPYVPAFSVDYSCADLSIYPDDSYIELKESISRVFSRNTDEICVGNGSAELIRVYCHTLLKTGDIARIDPPTFSEYGLSAELAGADVRSCGQLHGQKPKVRFICNPNNPTGTLLSRDQMQTELELCTHDGTKLFVDEAFMDLSEPEDSITDLRSPDLFVMRSLTKSFSVPGIRFGFGFGDPDLIAKIETARTPWTVNAFAEYYAKLAFAHYHELRESARRLAEERDWYYARLRDLGLKYEESTVNYILIHLDRDAAHFTRAMIDKGILVRDCTSFGLPGSIRVSVETREKNLRVLEAVEECLR, from the coding sequence ATGGAGAGAAATTTTCCAAAAAAAGCTGTGCATGGAGGAAAAGCCCAGGAACTACGGCGTACGTTCGGCCACGAATTTCTTGACGTGAGCGCAAGTATGAACCCCTATGTTCCGGCATTTTCCGTCGATTACTCTTGCGCGGACCTCTCTATCTACCCTGACGACAGCTACATTGAACTAAAAGAAAGCATCTCACGCGTATTCTCAAGAAATACGGATGAAATTTGCGTCGGCAACGGATCTGCGGAGCTCATACGCGTGTACTGCCACACCCTACTCAAAACCGGTGACATTGCAAGAATTGATCCTCCGACATTTTCCGAGTATGGCCTCTCGGCAGAACTTGCCGGAGCAGATGTCCGTTCCTGCGGACAGTTGCACGGCCAAAAGCCAAAGGTCAGATTCATCTGCAACCCGAACAATCCCACCGGAACACTCCTGTCAAGAGATCAGATGCAGACCGAACTCGAGCTCTGCACACACGATGGAACAAAACTTTTCGTGGATGAAGCGTTCATGGACCTCTCCGAGCCCGAAGACTCGATCACGGACCTGCGGTCTCCGGATCTTTTCGTGATGCGGTCGCTGACCAAATCCTTCTCGGTGCCTGGCATCAGATTCGGGTTCGGGTTCGGCGATCCGGATCTTATCGCAAAAATTGAAACCGCCCGCACGCCGTGGACGGTGAACGCATTCGCCGAGTATTATGCCAAACTTGCGTTCGCTCACTATCATGAACTACGGGAATCTGCGCGCAGACTTGCGGAGGAGCGTGACTGGTATTATGCCCGTCTGAGGGACCTCGGGCTGAAGTATGAAGAGTCAACAGTCAATTATATTCTCATCCATCTTGACCGTGACGCAGCTCACTTCACCAGAGCGATGATCGACAAAGGCATTCTTGTCCGCGACTGCACCTCGTTTGGTCTTCCAGGAAGCATCCGGGTGTCGGTTGAGACGAGGGAGAAAAATCTCCGGGTGCTGGAGGCAGTTGAGGAATGCTTGCGCTGA
- a CDS encoding ribbon-helix-helix domain-containing protein, with translation MDRITIRLPPQQVELLEKLVETGEFPTVSEAVRYAVREFLAGRSERIIRESDQVSTFDVRL, from the coding sequence ATGGACAGAATCACAATTCGTTTACCGCCGCAGCAGGTGGAACTACTGGAGAAACTTGTAGAAACTGGGGAGTTTCCTACGGTATCTGAAGCCGTCAGATACGCCGTAAGGGAGTTTCTCGCAGGCAGAAGTGAACGGATTATTCGTGAGAGTGACCAGGTATCCACATTCGACGTACGACTTTAA
- the dnaG gene encoding DNA primase DnaG, translating into MYSPDTTKYLIHIHIEAEGVVEKPDVVGAVFGQTEGLLGEDLDLRDLQRSGRVGRIDVQIMSKHGKTTGELYIASSLDRAETAILAASLETIERVGPCVSVIKVQGIEDLRAIKRRQIVDRAKELLLEAFDDVGISTNDILAEVRESIRVEKVSSIGEERLPAGPNVMDSDAIIIVEGRADVLNLLKCGIKNTVAVEGTKVPQTVIDLSIKKNTTVFVDGDRGGDLILRELLQVAEIDFVAFSPRGRSVEDMSRKEIVKSLRNKIPADTLRAQITRDEPIADIIPELIQIHDAAAELGMVQAVSEPEVPEIIPAPLSEPVVPVPVVIPDAVPLVSVPIPVQKESAVPEKVTRSRKTVTPTESVVLQPKEVEVPLAAVAVITGESEQAALQQKEAGVAIEPVMVVSPQKEIEVSPVPAASAAKVKPAVPQPILVAEPRTVGEHADWMRQTGRARVLTAEGTIYGDYSLAEMRDILPKLKGNFAGVIIDEVVNQRFVDTAAEKGMKFVVAKNFDGIVRRPVSIRMVLL; encoded by the coding sequence ATGTACTCACCTGACACTACCAAGTATCTCATTCATATTCATATTGAAGCAGAGGGGGTGGTCGAAAAACCCGACGTAGTCGGGGCTGTTTTCGGCCAGACCGAAGGATTATTAGGCGAAGATCTGGATTTACGCGACCTGCAGCGAAGCGGTCGTGTCGGCAGAATCGATGTGCAGATCATGAGCAAGCACGGAAAAACCACCGGCGAACTCTATATTGCATCATCTCTCGACCGTGCGGAAACGGCAATTCTTGCTGCGTCCCTTGAAACCATCGAACGGGTTGGCCCGTGCGTTTCAGTGATCAAGGTGCAGGGAATCGAGGATCTGCGGGCGATCAAACGCCGGCAGATTGTGGATCGTGCAAAGGAGCTGTTGCTTGAGGCATTCGATGATGTCGGCATTTCCACCAATGATATTCTTGCGGAGGTCCGCGAGTCCATCAGAGTGGAGAAGGTTTCTTCGATTGGCGAGGAACGCCTCCCCGCAGGCCCCAATGTCATGGACTCGGATGCCATAATTATTGTGGAGGGAAGGGCCGACGTGCTGAACCTTCTCAAATGCGGCATCAAAAACACGGTGGCTGTTGAGGGGACGAAGGTTCCCCAAACAGTCATTGATCTGAGCATCAAGAAAAACACGACAGTGTTTGTGGACGGCGACCGCGGAGGAGATCTGATTCTGCGTGAACTTTTGCAGGTTGCAGAGATTGATTTTGTGGCATTTTCTCCCCGCGGTCGAAGCGTGGAGGATATGTCGCGTAAGGAGATTGTGAAGTCTCTGCGCAACAAGATTCCTGCTGATACGCTGCGTGCACAGATTACACGGGATGAGCCGATTGCAGATATCATTCCTGAACTGATTCAGATTCATGATGCGGCTGCGGAGCTTGGGATGGTGCAGGCTGTCTCAGAGCCGGAAGTGCCCGAGATAATTCCGGCCCCTTTGTCTGAACCGGTGGTGCCGGTTCCCGTAGTTATTCCTGATGCAGTACCGCTGGTATCTGTTCCGATACCGGTTCAAAAGGAGTCCGCTGTTCCTGAGAAGGTGACCCGCTCCAGAAAAACGGTGACTCCCACTGAATCGGTTGTTCTGCAGCCCAAAGAGGTTGAGGTCCCGCTTGCAGCGGTCGCTGTGATCACCGGTGAGTCTGAACAGGCTGCTTTGCAGCAGAAGGAGGCCGGGGTTGCCATTGAACCTGTGATGGTTGTTTCACCGCAGAAGGAGATTGAGGTTTCACCTGTACCAGCCGCGTCTGCGGCCAAGGTGAAGCCTGCGGTACCGCAACCAATTTTGGTTGCCGAGCCAAGGACTGTCGGGGAGCATGCTGACTGGATGCGCCAGACCGGAAGGGCACGCGTTCTTACTGCAGAAGGTACTATCTACGGCGACTACTCTCTTGCCGAGATGCGTGATATCCTGCCGAAGCTGAAAGGAAATTTTGCCGGTGTGATCATTGATGAGGTGGTGAACCAGCGGTTTGTGGATACGGCAGCGGAAAAGGGAATGAAGTTTGTTGTGGCGAAAAACTTTGACGGCATTGTCCGGCGTCCTGTGTCTATCAGGATGGTTTTACTCTAA
- a CDS encoding HypC/HybG/HupF family hydrogenase formation chaperone, producing the protein MCIAVPAEILEIRDGNVALVDYGDLQQEVRIDLVDVAVGEFVLVHVGFAIQRLSREEGLETRELFKEVYKAMEEGPQHHA; encoded by the coding sequence ATGTGCATAGCAGTTCCCGCAGAAATACTGGAAATACGCGATGGAAATGTGGCTCTCGTTGACTACGGAGACCTTCAGCAGGAGGTCAGAATTGATCTCGTTGATGTAGCGGTCGGTGAGTTCGTTCTCGTCCACGTAGGTTTTGCTATTCAGCGCCTTTCCCGTGAGGAGGGTCTTGAGACCCGCGAACTGTTCAAAGAAGTCTACAAAGCAATGGAAGAGGGGCCGCAGCACCATGCATGA
- the hypE gene encoding hydrogenase expression/formation protein HypE: MKKDTEVNMMHGAGGEVMGELLQTLTAFKHNNAGGIGLESLDDGSTFDIGGKTVVLTTDSHVVKPIFFPGGDIGRVAVSGTINDLSVMGARPVALTCAMVIEEGFPIADLEKIVASMDEALGECGASIITGDTKVVEKGSLDGIVINTAGVGVVDADSYLIRDRALAIGDKIIVSGTLGDHGMAIVAYREGFDLGDQLKSDVAPLYAMIHGAVTAAPKGAVHAMKDPTRGGFAACINEMARKAGVKVVVEQDAMPVRESVASAGSLLGIDPLQVANEGKCVMGVSADAADAVLAALKKHPYGKNAVIVGEVVEGSGVVMRTRIGGERFIEPPMGDPVPRVC, encoded by the coding sequence ATGAAAAAGGATACTGAGGTCAACATGATGCATGGTGCGGGAGGGGAGGTCATGGGAGAACTTCTCCAGACTCTGACCGCATTCAAACACAATAATGCAGGCGGCATCGGTCTTGAGTCGCTTGACGACGGTTCAACATTTGATATCGGCGGAAAAACTGTTGTGCTGACCACCGACTCGCACGTGGTGAAGCCGATCTTTTTCCCGGGCGGCGACATCGGTCGTGTTGCGGTTTCAGGAACGATTAATGATCTTTCCGTGATGGGTGCAAGACCTGTTGCCCTGACGTGTGCGATGGTGATTGAGGAAGGGTTCCCGATTGCAGATCTGGAAAAAATTGTTGCATCGATGGACGAGGCTCTCGGAGAGTGCGGGGCTTCGATCATCACCGGCGACACAAAAGTTGTGGAGAAGGGGAGCCTTGACGGTATTGTGATCAACACCGCCGGTGTTGGCGTGGTGGACGCGGACTCGTACCTGATCCGTGATCGTGCTCTTGCCATTGGCGACAAGATCATTGTGTCCGGAACTCTTGGTGATCACGGTATGGCAATTGTTGCCTACCGCGAAGGATTTGATCTCGGCGATCAGCTGAAGTCTGATGTGGCTCCTCTGTACGCGATGATCCATGGCGCAGTGACAGCTGCACCAAAAGGTGCTGTTCATGCGATGAAGGATCCGACCCGCGGTGGGTTTGCGGCATGCATCAATGAGATGGCACGAAAAGCAGGAGTAAAGGTTGTGGTGGAGCAGGATGCTATGCCTGTTCGCGAGAGCGTTGCGTCCGCCGGCAGTCTCCTTGGAATTGATCCGCTGCAGGTGGCAAACGAGGGCAAGTGTGTGATGGGTGTTTCAGCAGATGCTGCTGACGCGGTGCTTGCTGCTCTGAAGAAGCATCCGTACGGCAAAAATGCAGTGATCGTCGGAGAGGTTGTGGAAGGATCAGGTGTAGTAATGCGGACACGTATCGGAGGCGAGAGATTTATCGAGCCGCCGATGGGTGATCCGGTTCCAAGGGTCTGCTGA